Proteins from one Juglans microcarpa x Juglans regia isolate MS1-56 chromosome 1S, Jm3101_v1.0, whole genome shotgun sequence genomic window:
- the LOC121246501 gene encoding uncharacterized protein LOC121246501 translates to MKKASVSSHNLGVLQTPGAPSCRDENAGGQKGWSSERLLLPGKSSQRHLSAASLMPFNNRRALPSKWEDAERWICSPVSGQRIGQISHSQPQNRPKSKSGPIMPAGVVCYANYSPAMEGLEDGSSMRSFLVGSPLSAGVLVADDGLFVRYGKGDVGQSHLADAKNSGVQIQSASLPGWSELSLSEPSLSGSQDEKLDGAEQTMDSCAVLQQDMATQVSHKGGINSSPRGVSSTPSFPSILETHGDSSAKVEVRNVQVDKPAKFISWSKRKIPNTTRKRSPCFRDFNNAMEAQASSWNISEAEIMSTSMLQREEAKITAWEKSQKEKAEAAIRKLEVKLEKKRSSSMDNILNKLSMAEMKAQKMRSAVSNHEGYQIPKTSRKGVSLRKLVRMGSFRRCFTSGHAF, encoded by the exons ATGAAGAAAGCCTCTGTTTCTTCCCACAATTTGGGTGTATTGCAAACCCCGGGAGCTCCTAGTTGCCGTGATGAAAATGCTGGGGGCCAAAAGGGTTGGAGCTCTGAACGACTATTATTGCCAGGTAAAAGCAGCCAGAGGCATCTAAGTGCTGCATCTCTGATGCCATTCAATAACCGAAGGGCATTGCCTTCAAAGTGGGAGGATGCCGAGAGGTGGATTTGTAGCCCAGTTTCAGGACAGAGAATCGGTCAAATTTCACATTCCCAGCCTCAAAATCGGCCTAAATCCAAGAGTGGTCCAATAATGCCTGCAGGGGTTGTGTGCTATGCAAATTATTCGCCTGCAATGGAGGGGCTTGAAGATGGCAGTTCTATGAGGAGTTTCCTGGTGGGCTCTCCTTTGTCAGCTGGAGTATTGGTTGCAGATGATGGTCTCTTTGTTCGATATGGTAAAGGTGATGTAGGACAGTCTCATCTTGCGGATGCTAAGAACAGTGGGGTACAAATACAATCAGCTTCTTTGCCTGGATGGTCGGAGTTGTCGTTGAGTGAGCCATCCTTGTCTGGCTCTCAAG ATGAGAAACTGGATGGAGCTGAGCAGACCATGGATTCTTGTGCGGTTTTGCAGCAAGATATGGCTACCCAAGTGAGCCATAAGGGTGGCATCAACTCATCTCCAAGAGGTGTTTCTTCAACTCCATCGTTTCCATCTATATTGGAAACACATGGTGACAGTTCTGCAAAAGTAGAAGTCAGGAATGTGCAGGTTGACAAACCAGCCAAATTTATTAGTTggtctaaaagaaaaatacccaATACAACTCGGAAAAGGTCTCCATGTTTTAGAGACTTCAATAATGCTATGGAAGCTCAAGCTTCATCTTGGAATATCTCAGAGGCAGAAATTATGAGCACTTCAAT GTTGCAAAGAGAGGAAGCCAAGATCACTGCATGGGAAAAATCGCAGAAAGAAAAAGCTGAAGCAGCAATACGAAAACTTGAG GTGAAATTAGAAAAGAAGAGATCATCATCAATGGATAACATCTTAAACAAGCTGAGCATGGCAGAGATGAAGGCCCAGAAAATGAGAAGCGCAGTGTCAAACCACGAAGGATATCAGATTCCCAAGACTTCCCGCAAGGGTGTTTCCTTGAGAAAGCTTGTGCGAATGGGTTCCTTCCGGCGCTGCTTTACCTCCGGCCACGCGTTCTAA
- the LOC121247670 gene encoding uncharacterized protein LOC121247670: MVDVDRRMTGLNPAHLAGLRRLSARAAAPSPATSLPVRNGLISFSSLADKVITHLQNSGIQVQHGLSDAEFARAEAEFGFAFPPDLRAVLSAGLPVGPGFPDWRGAGARLHLRFSLDLPIAAISFQIARNTLWSKSWGLRPSDPEKALRVARNALKRAPLLIPIFNHCYIPCNPCLAGNPIFFVDENRIFCCGLDLSDFFERESLFRSSQSDPQILKRQRSVSEKSAGSSSYFPRRSLDTGLGSTGARTPRWVEFWSDAAFDRRRRNSSSSSSSSPERFFDMPRSEIPEWVEGYMEQIGSVLRAGGWSETDISEIVQVSSSGFFEGGEMVLLDNQAVLDALLLKADRFSDSLRKAGWSAEEVSDALGFDFRPEKERKPVKKLSPELAERIGKLAESVYRS, from the coding sequence ATGGTCGACGTTGACCGGAGAATGACCGGTCTGAACCCGGCCCATTTAGCCGGTCTCCGCCGTCTCTCTGCTCGAGCCGCTGCACCTTCTCCAGCCACGTCCCTTCCTGTTCGCAACGGTCTCATTTCGTTCTCTTCTCTAGCCGACAAGGTCATAACCCATCTTCAGAATTCGGGGATCCAGGTACAGCACGGGCTCTCCGACGCCGAGTTTGCCCGTGCAGAAGCAGAGTTCGGCTTCGCATTCCCCCCGGACCTCCGAGCCGTACTCTCTGCCGGTTTACCCGTAGGCCCCGGATTTCCTGACTGGCGCGGCGCGGGAGCTCGGCTCCATCTTCGCTTTTCGCTCGACCTTCCCATCGCCGCTATTTCCTTCCAGATTGCTAGGAACACTCTTTGGTCCAAGTCCTGGGGCCTCAGACCGTCCGACCCGGAAAAGGCTTTACGGGTTGCCCGGAATGCCCTCAAGAGAGCTCCTCTCTTGATTCCGATCTTCAACCATTGCTATATTCCTTGCAACCCGTGTTTAGCTGGAAACCCGATTTTCTTCGTGGACGAGAACCGTATCTTCTGTTGCGGTTTGGATCTTTCGGATTTCTTCGAGCGTGAATCTCTCTTCCGCAGCTCCCAGTCGGACCCTCAGATTCTCAAAAGGCAAAGATCCGTGAGCGAGAAATCGGCCGGGTCGTCCTCGTATTTCCCACGCAGAAGCCTGGACACGGGTCTGGGGTCCACAGGAGCGAGGACGCCAAGATGGGTAGAATTCTGGAGCGACGCCGCGTTTGATCGTCGCAGGAGAAACTCATCTTCGTCGTCGAGTTCATCCCCGGAGCGGTTCTTCGACATGCCCAGGTCCGAAATTCCGGAATGGGTGGAGGGGTATATGGAGCAAATAGGATCCGTTTTGAGAGCCGGGGGATGGAGCGAGACGGATATATCGGAAATCGTCCAAGTCTCGTCTTCCGGATTCTTCGAGGGAGGAGAAATGGTTTTACTAGATAACCAAGCGGTTCTCGATGCCCTGCTTTTGAAAGCGGATCGGTTCTCCGATTCCCTCCGAAAAGCCGGATGGAGCGCAGAAGAGGTCTCGGATGCGTTGGGTTTCGATTTTCGACCGGAGAAGGAGAGGAAACCGGTTAAGAAGCTGTCTCCGGAGCTCGCGGAAAGAATAGGGAAACTGGCTGAATCGGTTTACCGGTCATGA